A window of the Mus musculus strain C57BL/6J chromosome 18, GRCm38.p6 C57BL/6J genome harbors these coding sequences:
- the Egr1 gene encoding early growth response protein 1 yields MAAAKAEMQLMSPLQISDPFGSFPHSPTMDNYPKLEEMMLLSNGAPQFLGAAGTPEGSGGNSSSSTSSGGGGGGGSNSGSSAFNPQGEPSEQPYEHLTTESFSDIALNNEKAMVETSYPSQTTRLPPITYTGRFSLEPAPNSGNTLWPEPLFSLVSGLVSMTNPPTSSSSAPSPAASSSSSASQSPPLSCAVPSNDSSPIYSAAPTFPTPNTDIFPEPQSQAFPGSAGTALQYPPPAYPATKGGFQVPMIPDYLFPQQQGDLSLGTPDQKPFQGLENRTQQPSLTPLSTIKAFATQSGSQDLKALNTTYQSQLIKPSRMRKYPNRPSKTPPHERPYACPVESCDRRFSRSDELTRHIRIHTGQKPFQCRICMRNFSRSDHLTTHIRTHTGEKPFACDICGRKFARSDERKRHTKIHLRQKDKKADKSVVASPAASSLSSYPSPVATSYPSPATTSFPSPVPTSYSSPGSSTYPSPAHSGFPSPSVATTFASVPPAFPTQVSSFPSAGVSSSFSTSTGLSDMTATFSPRTIEIC; encoded by the exons ATGGCAGCGGCCAAGGCCGAGATGCAATTGATGTCTCCGCTGCAGATCTCTGACCCGTTCGGCTCCTTTCCTCACTCACCCACCATGGACAACTACCCCAAACTGGAGGAGATGATGCTGCTGAGCAACGGGGCTCCCCAGTTCCTCGGTGCTGCCGGAACCCCAGAGGGCAGCGGCggtaatagcagcagcagcaccagcagcggGGGCGGTGGTGGGGGCGGCAGCAACAGCGGCAGCAGCGCCTTCAATCCTCAAGGGGAGCCGAGCGAACAACCCTATGAGCACCTGACCACAG AGTCCTTTTCTGACATCGCTCTGAATAATGAGAAGGCGATGGTGGAGACGAGTTATCCCAGCCAAACGACTCGGTTGCCTCCCATCACCTATACTGGCCGCTTCTCCCTGGAGCCCGCACCCAACAGTGGCAACACTTTGTGGCCTGAACCCCTTTTCAGCCTAGTCAGTGGCCTCGTGAGCATGACCAATCCTCCGACCTCTTCATCCTCGGCGCCTTCTCCAGCTGCTTCAtcgtcttcctctgcctcccagagcccGCCCCTGAGCTGTGCCGTGCCGTCCAACGACAGCAGTCCCATCTACTCGGCTGCGCCCACCTTTCCTACTCCCAACACTGACATTTTTCCTGAGCCCCAAAGCCAGGCCTTTCCTGGCTCGGCAGGCACAGCCTTGCAGTACCCGCCTCCTGCCTACCCTGCCACCAAAGGTGGTTTCCAGGTTCCCATGATCCCTGACTATCTGTTTCCACAACAACAGGGAGACCTGAGCCTGGGCACCCCAGACCAGAAGCCCTTCCAGGGTCTGGAGAACCGTACCCAGCAGCCTTCGCTCACTCCACTATCCACTATTAAAGCCTTCGCCACTCAGTCGGGCTCCCAGGACTTAAAGGCTCTTAATACCACCTACCAATCCCAGCTCATCAAACCCAGCCGCATGCGCAAGTACCCCAACCGGCCCAGCAAGACACCCCCCCATGAACGCCCATATGCTTGCCCTGTCGAGTCCTGCGATCGCCGCTTTTCTCGCTCGGATGAGCTTACCCGCCATATCCGCATCCACACAGGCCAGAAGCCCTTCCAGTGTCGAATCTGCATGCGTAACTTCAGTCGTAGTGACCACCTTACCACCCACATCCGCACCCACACAGGCGAGAAGCCTTTTGCCTGTGACATTTGTGGGAGGAAGTTTGCCAGGAGTGATGAACGCAAGAGGCATACCAAAATCCATTTAAGACAGAAGGACAAGAAAGCAGACAAAAGTGTGGTGGCCTCCCCGGCTGCCTCTTCACTCTCTTCTTACCCATCCCCAGTGGCTACCTCCTACCCATCCCCTGCCACCACCTCATTCCCATCCCCTGTGCCCACTTCCTACTCCTCTCCTGGCTCCTCCACCTACCCATCTCCTGCGCACAGTGGCTTCCCGTCGCCGTCAGTGGCCACCACCTTTGCCTCCGTTCCACCTGCTTTCCCCACCCAGGTCAGCAGCTTCCCGTCTGCGGGCGTCAGCAGCTCCTTCAGCACCTCAACTGGTCTTTCAGACATGACAGCGACCTTTTCTCCCAGGACAATTGAAATTTGCTAA